A genomic stretch from Caldisalinibacter kiritimatiensis includes:
- the thrS gene encoding threonine--tRNA ligase: MVKITLPDGSVREYQKGIKVIDIAKDISEGLARVVVGAKVNDEVVGLKTEIDEDSNVTLLKFNDEDGADIFRHTSTHILAQAVKRLFPDTKLAIGPAIKDGFYYDFDTEHKFTPDDLEKIEKEMKKIVKEDLDIERFELDRDEAIKFLKDRGEDYKVELVEDLPEDAVISFYKQGEFVDLCAGPHLPSTKKVKAFKLLSVAGAYWRGDENNKMLQRIYGTSFENKKDLKEHLERLEEAKKRDHRKIGKELKLFTVLEEGPGFPFFLPKGMELKNKLLEYWREVHKKAGYVEVETPIILNKKLWETSGHWYHYKENMYTLKIDDEDYAIKPMNCPGGMLIYKNEMRSYRDFPMRVGEIGRVHRHELSGTLHGLMRVRAFTQDDAHIFMLPEQIKDEIKGVAKLVDEVYSTFGFKYNVELSTRPEDSLGTDEEWEMAETALKEALDEFGLEYKVNEGDGAFYGPKIDFHLEDCLGRTWQCGTIQLDFQLPRRFELTYVGKDGEKHRPVVIHRVVFGSIERFIGILIEHFAGKFPVWLAPEQVTILPISDKFNDYALEIQNKLEEKGIRVEVDTRSEKIGYKIREAQLQKIPYMLIVGEKEVEEGTVSVRSRDEGDTGSLKVNEFIDRLIDEVENKK, encoded by the coding sequence ATGGTTAAGATTACTTTACCAGATGGTTCAGTTAGAGAGTATCAAAAGGGAATTAAAGTTATAGACATTGCTAAGGATATTAGTGAAGGTTTAGCAAGAGTTGTTGTAGGAGCTAAAGTAAATGATGAAGTAGTAGGGTTAAAAACTGAAATTGATGAGGATTCTAATGTAACGCTTTTAAAATTTAATGATGAAGATGGAGCAGATATATTTAGACACACTAGTACTCATATTTTAGCACAGGCTGTTAAAAGATTATTTCCGGACACTAAATTAGCCATAGGACCAGCAATAAAAGACGGTTTTTATTATGATTTTGATACAGAGCATAAGTTTACACCAGACGATTTAGAAAAAATAGAAAAGGAAATGAAGAAAATCGTAAAAGAAGATTTAGATATAGAAAGATTCGAATTAGATAGAGATGAAGCTATTAAATTTTTAAAAGATAGAGGAGAAGATTACAAGGTAGAGTTAGTAGAAGATTTACCTGAAGATGCAGTTATATCTTTTTATAAACAAGGAGAATTTGTAGACCTTTGTGCAGGTCCACACTTACCAAGCACTAAAAAAGTAAAAGCTTTTAAACTTTTAAGTGTTGCAGGAGCTTATTGGCGTGGAGACGAAAATAATAAGATGCTTCAAAGAATATATGGAACTTCATTTGAAAATAAAAAAGATTTAAAAGAGCATCTAGAGAGATTAGAAGAGGCTAAGAAAAGAGACCACAGAAAAATAGGTAAAGAATTGAAATTGTTTACAGTACTTGAAGAGGGCCCAGGCTTCCCGTTCTTTTTACCTAAGGGTATGGAACTTAAAAATAAGTTGCTGGAATATTGGAGAGAAGTTCATAAAAAGGCGGGATATGTTGAAGTAGAAACTCCTATTATCTTAAATAAAAAATTATGGGAGACTTCAGGGCACTGGTATCATTACAAGGAAAATATGTATACTTTAAAAATTGATGATGAAGATTATGCTATAAAGCCTATGAATTGTCCTGGTGGAATGTTAATTTACAAAAATGAAATGCGTTCATATAGAGATTTTCCAATGAGAGTTGGAGAAATAGGTAGAGTTCATAGACATGAACTATCAGGAACATTACATGGTTTAATGAGAGTAAGAGCTTTTACTCAAGATGATGCACATATATTTATGTTACCAGAGCAAATTAAGGATGAGATAAAAGGAGTTGCTAAGTTAGTAGATGAGGTTTATTCTACATTTGGATTTAAGTATAATGTAGAGCTATCTACTAGACCAGAGGATTCTTTAGGTACAGATGAAGAATGGGAAATGGCAGAAACAGCTTTAAAAGAAGCATTAGACGAATTTGGATTAGAGTATAAAGTGAATGAAGGCGATGGAGCGTTCTATGGACCTAAGATTGACTTCCATTTAGAAGATTGTTTAGGAAGGACTTGGCAGTGTGGTACAATACAGCTTGACTTCCAATTGCCAAGAAGATTTGAGTTAACTTATGTAGGTAAGGATGGAGAAAAACATAGACCAGTTGTAATCCATAGGGTTGTATTTGGTAGTATAGAGAGATTTATAGGAATATTAATTGAACATTTTGCAGGAAAGTTCCCAGTATGGTTAGCACCTGAACAAGTAACTATTTTACCTATATCAGATAAATTTAATGATTATGCTTTAGAAATACAGAATAAGTTAGAAGAAAAAGGCATAAGAGTAGAGGTTGATACTAGGTCTGAAAAGATAGGATATAAGATAAGAGAAGCTCAACTTCAAAAAATACCTTATATGTTAATAGTAGGAGAAAAAGAAGTGGAAGAAGGAACAGTTTCTGTTAGGTCTAGAGACGAAGGAGATACTGGCTCATTAAAGGTTAATGAGTTCATAGATAGACTTATAGATGAAGTAGAAAACAAAAAGTAA
- the ftsH gene encoding ATP-dependent zinc metalloprotease FtsH, producing MLKKKIIFLLFIINLIFTSLMISSRFFPALSFKALNTGDIFFITLVTIGLFIYYIKLDNNPQLVPAAISTEKKKNEEKSKENNKPDISFDDVAGLDEIKEELQEIIDFINHSEKYLKMGATIPKGVLFHGPPGTGKTLLAKAVAGETNSTFLYSSGSEFVEKYVGVGAKRIRNLFEKAKKEAPSIIFIDEIDAIGSKRNSDSNNEKDQTLNQLLVEMDGFNKNNTIIVIGATNRLDLLDEALLRPGRFDRHMYVGNPNVKAREEILKVHTKNKPLDSSIDIKDIAKKTHGFSGAQLANIANEAAIIAVRKEKSKIDINDFNSAIERCIAGLELKNPSVLLKEKNIVAHHEAGHATVGKVLNVEMIQKISIVPRGQALGYVLKFPDEDRYLQTKEELLSKIKVFLGGRAAEQVFFNEVTTGAKDDIKKVTQIAKEMVCSYGMSALGNISINDQYIQYSIDKIENEIKKIVDTCYEEVLIIIKENQAVISEIADYLLEHEVIEKEELDLIFEKYKFPLETAN from the coding sequence ATGTTGAAAAAGAAAATTATCTTTCTTTTATTCATTATAAACCTAATTTTTACATCTTTAATGATTTCCAGTAGATTTTTTCCTGCTTTAAGCTTTAAAGCTTTAAATACAGGGGACATTTTTTTTATAACTTTAGTAACCATAGGATTATTTATATATTACATTAAACTAGATAATAATCCACAATTAGTTCCTGCTGCAATAAGTACCGAGAAGAAAAAAAATGAAGAAAAATCTAAAGAAAATAACAAACCAGACATATCTTTTGATGATGTTGCCGGTCTTGATGAAATAAAAGAAGAATTGCAAGAGATTATAGATTTCATTAACCACTCAGAAAAATACTTGAAAATGGGAGCAACTATTCCTAAAGGTGTTCTATTTCACGGTCCTCCAGGTACTGGAAAAACTTTGTTAGCTAAAGCAGTGGCTGGAGAAACCAACTCTACTTTTCTGTATTCAAGTGGTTCTGAATTTGTTGAAAAATATGTTGGTGTAGGAGCAAAGAGAATAAGAAATTTATTTGAAAAAGCTAAAAAGGAAGCTCCTAGTATAATTTTTATAGATGAAATAGATGCTATAGGCAGTAAAAGAAATTCTGACAGTAATAATGAAAAAGACCAAACCTTAAATCAATTACTTGTTGAAATGGACGGATTTAATAAAAATAATACAATTATAGTTATAGGAGCTACTAATCGATTAGATTTACTAGATGAGGCTCTACTAAGACCCGGTAGATTTGATAGACATATGTATGTGGGAAATCCTAATGTAAAAGCAAGGGAAGAAATACTTAAAGTCCACACAAAGAATAAACCTTTAGACTCATCTATCGATATTAAAGACATCGCTAAAAAGACACATGGTTTTTCTGGAGCTCAATTAGCTAATATAGCCAATGAAGCAGCTATAATAGCGGTAAGAAAAGAAAAATCAAAAATTGATATCAATGACTTTAATTCAGCAATTGAAAGATGTATTGCAGGATTAGAACTAAAAAATCCATCAGTTCTATTAAAAGAAAAAAACATAGTAGCCCATCACGAAGCAGGACACGCAACTGTTGGTAAAGTTTTAAATGTAGAAATGATACAAAAGATTTCTATAGTCCCAAGAGGGCAAGCATTAGGATATGTTTTAAAATTCCCAGATGAAGATAGGTATTTACAAACAAAAGAAGAGCTCCTATCTAAAATAAAAGTTTTTCTAGGTGGAAGAGCCGCAGAGCAGGTTTTCTTCAATGAAGTAACAACTGGCGCTAAAGATGATATAAAAAAAGTTACTCAAATCGCTAAAGAAATGGTATGTAGCTACGGCATGAGTGCTTTAGGTAACATATCAATTAATGACCAATATATACAGTATAGTATTGATAAAATTGAAAATGAAATAAAAAAAATTGTAGATACATGTTACGAAGAAGTATTAATAATAATAAAGGAAAACCAGGCAGTTATCTCTGAAATAGCTGATTATCTACTAGAACATGAAGTGATAGAAAAAGAAGAATTAGATTTAATATTTGAAAAATACAAATTTCCTCTTGAAACAGCAAATTAA
- the pepV gene encoding dipeptidase PepV — protein MKLESLVESYKNEIVESVKKIVRIKSVEGQSRPGMPFGEGVNEALEYALKLSEKLGFKTKNFEGYAGHAEFGEGDKTIGILVHLDVVPEGDNWTYPPYGAEIHDGKIFGRGTIDDKGPAIAAMYAMKAVKESGLPINNKIRIIFGTNEESGWKGINYYLSKVDAPDLAFTPDADFPVIHGEKGIVDIVLKKKFNNKCNDDIIIKSIKGGNRPNMVPDLCRAVIEVSDDKKDNVLNTFEQFIKNTGYNIDLEDNGNTLIVVSKGKSAHGSTPEEGKNAISQLMKFLNEIVSGECEICEFIKFYNDKIGMEYNGESIGCGLEDDVSGKLTFNVGVIDLSEDKVEVAVNIRYPIKHDKETIYNGIKEVISEMGIKIEEKDHLAPIYLPENHFLVEKLMKVYREVTGDNESKPITIGGGTYARAMDNAVAFGALMPGQEELAHQKDEYISIEHLMDITKIYAKALYELVK, from the coding sequence ATGAAACTTGAAAGTTTAGTTGAGAGTTATAAGAATGAAATAGTGGAAAGTGTTAAGAAAATAGTTAGAATAAAAAGTGTAGAAGGACAAAGCAGACCAGGTATGCCTTTTGGTGAAGGAGTAAATGAAGCATTAGAATATGCACTTAAATTATCGGAAAAACTAGGTTTCAAAACAAAAAATTTTGAAGGATATGCAGGACATGCAGAATTTGGAGAAGGAGATAAAACAATAGGAATTTTAGTCCATTTAGATGTGGTACCTGAAGGAGATAATTGGACTTATCCTCCTTATGGTGCTGAAATACACGATGGTAAAATATTTGGAAGAGGAACTATTGATGATAAAGGTCCAGCAATTGCAGCAATGTACGCAATGAAAGCAGTAAAAGAAAGTGGTTTACCGATAAATAACAAAATAAGAATTATCTTCGGAACAAATGAGGAAAGTGGTTGGAAAGGAATAAATTATTATTTAAGTAAAGTTGATGCTCCAGATTTAGCTTTTACTCCCGATGCTGATTTTCCAGTAATACACGGTGAAAAGGGTATAGTAGATATAGTTTTAAAGAAAAAGTTCAACAATAAATGTAATGATGACATAATAATTAAAAGTATAAAAGGTGGAAACAGACCTAATATGGTTCCTGATTTATGTAGAGCAGTAATTGAGGTTAGTGATGATAAAAAAGATAATGTATTAAATACCTTTGAGCAATTTATTAAGAACACAGGATACAATATAGACCTAGAAGATAATGGTAATACTTTGATTGTTGTTTCAAAAGGTAAATCTGCCCATGGTAGTACTCCAGAGGAAGGTAAAAATGCAATTTCTCAACTAATGAAGTTTTTAAATGAAATTGTTTCGGGAGAATGTGAGATATGTGAATTTATCAAGTTTTATAATGACAAGATTGGAATGGAATATAATGGAGAGTCTATTGGATGTGGATTAGAGGATGATGTTTCAGGAAAATTAACTTTTAATGTAGGTGTAATTGATTTAAGTGAAGATAAAGTTGAAGTAGCAGTAAATATCAGATATCCGATAAAACATGATAAAGAAACAATATATAATGGTATAAAGGAAGTAATTAGTGAAATGGGAATAAAGATTGAAGAAAAAGACCATCTAGCACCTATATATTTACCTGAAAATCACTTTTTAGTTGAAAAATTAATGAAAGTTTATAGAGAAGTAACAGGGGATAATGAAAGTAAGCCTATAACTATAGGTGGGGGCACTTATGCTAGAGCTATGGATAATGCAGTTGCATTTGGAGCATTAATGCCTGGTCAAGAAGAACTGGCGCATCAAAAAGATGAGTACATATCAATAGAGCATTTAATGGATATTACTAAGATATATGCGAAAGCTTTGTATGAGTTGGTTAAATAA
- the infC gene encoding translation initiation factor IF-3 codes for MVKDFRRCHAIKELQINGQIRAKEVRVVDSDSNQLGIMHIKKALSIAEEKKLDLVNVAPNAKPPVCKIMDYGKYKYEQAKKEKEAKKKQKVINIKEIRLTPNTEEHDLKVKAKKACEFLKKGDKVKVSVRFRGRQLGHTDLGKNVLMKFADLTSDYSVIDKKPKMEGRNMTMFLSPKNL; via the coding sequence TTGGTAAAAGATTTTAGGAGGTGTCATGCAATTAAAGAGCTTCAGATTAATGGCCAAATTAGAGCTAAAGAAGTGAGAGTTGTAGATAGTGATAGTAATCAGCTAGGTATAATGCATATAAAAAAGGCGCTATCAATAGCAGAAGAAAAGAAGTTAGATTTAGTGAACGTAGCACCAAATGCAAAACCACCAGTATGCAAGATAATGGATTACGGTAAGTATAAGTATGAACAAGCTAAAAAGGAGAAGGAAGCAAAGAAAAAGCAGAAGGTAATTAACATTAAAGAAATTAGATTAACTCCTAATACTGAAGAACATGATTTAAAGGTAAAAGCAAAGAAAGCTTGTGAATTCCTAAAAAAAGGAGACAAAGTTAAGGTCTCAGTTAGGTTTAGAGGTAGACAACTTGGACATACTGACCTAGGAAAAAATGTATTAATGAAGTTTGCAGATTTAACTTCAGATTATTCAGTAATAGATAAAAAGCCTAAAATGGAAGGTAGAAATATGACAATGTTCTTGAGTCCAAAAAACTTATAA
- the rpmI gene encoding 50S ribosomal protein L35 — MPKMKTHRGAAKRFKKTGKGKIRRAKAYKNHFTGKKSAKRVRNLRKGGLVNDSDQKRIKTLLPY, encoded by the coding sequence ATGCCAAAAATGAAAACTCATAGAGGAGCAGCAAAAAGGTTCAAAAAAACAGGTAAAGGAAAAATAAGAAGAGCTAAAGCATATAAAAATCACTTTACTGGAAAGAAAAGTGCTAAGAGAGTTAGAAATTTAAGAAAAGGCGGATTAGTAAACGATAGCGATCAAAAAAGAATTAAGACATTACTACCATACTAA
- the rplT gene encoding 50S ribosomal protein L20 produces the protein MARVKRAVNAKKKHKKVLKLAKGYYGAKSKLFRPANQAVMKSLQYAYVGRKLRKRDFRKLWITRINAAARQHGMSYSRFINGLKRANIEINRKMLSEMAIHDPEGFKKLVEIAKENLN, from the coding sequence ATGGCTAGAGTAAAAAGAGCAGTAAATGCGAAAAAGAAACATAAAAAAGTACTTAAGCTTGCTAAAGGTTACTATGGTGCAAAAAGTAAGCTTTTTAGACCAGCAAATCAAGCTGTAATGAAGTCATTACAATATGCTTATGTAGGACGTAAATTAAGAAAGAGAGATTTTAGAAAGTTATGGATTACAAGAATTAACGCTGCTGCAAGACAACATGGAATGTCTTATAGCAGATTTATAAATGGTCTTAAGAGAGCTAATATTGAAATAAACAGAAAAATGTTATCTGAAATGGCTATCCATGACCCAGAAGGGTTCAAAAAATTAGTAGAAATAGCAAAGGAAAACTTAAACTAA
- a CDS encoding TrkH family potassium uptake protein yields MGMIAISVLNRIDKLKLNPAQVLVLGFAALILIGATLLNLPISSVNGESIGFVDALFTSASAVCVTGLVVVNTAQHWSIFGKVIILILIQVGGLGLMTMATLVALVLGRKITLKERLIIQEELNSTTLSGLVKLTKYVIISTAAIEGIGAIFLAIRFIPKYGVIKGIWFSIFHAISAFCNAGFDLTGESMVPFVEDVVVNLTIIALVIIGGLGYFVYLDISRKKSFRKFSLHTKLVLIISGILLLIGFLFIFILEYNNPETLGKLSFKGKILAAAFQSMTPRTAGFNSIDTGAVTDSVAFLTMIYMLIGGSPGSTAGGVKTTTIGVLVIAIISVIRGNEDVEIYRRRIPHELIYRALAVTGIAVAIITGVTVILSITESGPDVTFLDVLFETLSAFGTVGLSRGLTPKLSILGRLIITFTMFVGRVGPLTMAFAFAKKRREKKGTYRYPKEKILVG; encoded by the coding sequence ATGGGGATGATAGCTATTAGTGTTTTAAACAGAATTGATAAATTAAAACTCAATCCAGCCCAAGTGCTTGTATTGGGATTTGCAGCTCTTATTTTGATAGGAGCAACGTTACTTAATTTACCTATATCGTCTGTGAATGGGGAAAGTATAGGCTTTGTTGATGCATTATTTACATCTGCATCGGCAGTTTGTGTTACCGGTTTAGTGGTTGTTAATACAGCTCAACATTGGTCTATATTTGGAAAAGTAATAATATTAATTTTGATTCAAGTAGGCGGTTTAGGTTTAATGACTATGGCAACATTAGTTGCATTAGTTTTAGGAAGAAAAATTACTTTAAAAGAGAGATTAATAATACAAGAAGAATTAAATTCAACTACATTATCAGGCCTTGTAAAGCTAACAAAGTATGTTATTATCTCAACAGCTGCTATTGAAGGGATAGGAGCAATTTTTTTAGCAATAAGATTTATACCTAAATATGGTGTAATAAAAGGAATATGGTTTTCGATATTTCATGCAATATCTGCTTTTTGTAATGCGGGATTTGATTTAACGGGAGAAAGTATGGTACCATTTGTAGAAGATGTTGTAGTAAATCTAACTATAATAGCATTGGTTATTATAGGAGGACTAGGATATTTTGTTTATTTAGATATATCAAGAAAAAAATCATTTAGGAAGTTTTCTTTACATACAAAGCTGGTATTAATAATTTCAGGTATTTTACTTTTAATAGGATTTTTGTTTATATTTATATTAGAATATAATAATCCAGAAACTTTGGGAAAACTATCTTTTAAAGGCAAAATATTAGCTGCAGCATTTCAATCTATGACTCCAAGAACTGCAGGTTTCAATAGTATTGATACAGGAGCTGTTACTGATTCAGTTGCATTTTTAACAATGATTTATATGTTAATTGGAGGTTCACCTGGTTCAACTGCAGGTGGAGTTAAAACTACAACAATAGGTGTATTAGTGATTGCTATTATATCGGTTATTAGAGGTAATGAAGATGTTGAAATATATAGAAGAAGGATTCCACATGAATTAATATATAGAGCATTAGCTGTTACAGGAATAGCTGTTGCTATAATTACAGGTGTTACAGTTATCTTATCAATTACTGAAAGTGGACCTGACGTTACATTTTTAGATGTATTATTTGAAACTTTATCAGCATTTGGTACTGTAGGGTTAAGTAGAGGATTAACACCTAAATTGAGTATATTAGGTAGGTTAATAATAACATTTACTATGTTTGTAGGTAGAGTTGGTCCATTGACAATGGCTTTTGCATTTGCTAAAAAGAGAAGGGAAAAGAAAGGAACTTATAGATATCCAAAAGAAAAGATTTTGGTTGGATAG
- a CDS encoding potassium channel family protein: MRQFVVIGCGRFGSSVAKTLYSLGYDVLAIDKDEERVQELSDSVTHAVQSDAVDENALRTIGIRNFDVAIVTIGSDIQASIMGTLIAKELGVNTVIAKAQSDLHAKVLYKIGADRVVFPERDMGVRVAHNLVSSNILDVIELAPDYSIVEIAAMEQWENKTLRELQLPNRYGISVMAIKHGEDINISPYADDVIKEDDVLIVMGNNKDLKKLERKR, from the coding sequence ATGAGACAATTTGTTGTGATAGGCTGTGGAAGATTTGGGTCTAGTGTTGCTAAAACACTTTATTCTTTGGGGTATGATGTTTTAGCAATAGACAAGGATGAAGAAAGGGTACAAGAATTATCAGACTCAGTAACACATGCTGTTCAATCTGATGCAGTTGATGAAAATGCATTAAGAACTATAGGTATTAGAAATTTTGATGTGGCTATAGTTACCATTGGATCAGATATTCAAGCTTCAATAATGGGTACATTGATAGCTAAAGAACTAGGTGTTAATACAGTTATTGCAAAGGCACAGAGTGACTTGCATGCAAAAGTATTATACAAAATAGGAGCTGATAGAGTAGTATTTCCTGAAAGGGATATGGGAGTAAGAGTAGCTCACAACCTAGTGTCATCTAATATACTTGATGTTATAGAGTTAGCACCTGATTATAGTATTGTAGAAATTGCTGCAATGGAACAATGGGAAAACAAAACTTTAAGGGAGTTACAACTTCCAAATAGATATGGGATAAGTGTTATGGCTATAAAACACGGAGAAGATATAAACATTTCTCCCTATGCTGATGATGTTATTAAAGAAGATGATGTTTTAATTGTAATGGGAAATAATAAAGACCTTAAGAAGCTAGAGAGAAAGAGGTAA
- the rlmB gene encoding 23S rRNA (guanosine(2251)-2'-O)-methyltransferase RlmB, whose translation MEQLITSKSNQIVKHVKSLHKKKKRWNSKNYFIEGIRGVKESIISKGQIEYILYSDSLFNVKGGKDLFNLIINNGYKVFHISEEILKYISDTQNSQGIIAALKFDIKSLENILIDRGNFLILLDRVQDPGNIGTIIRTADAFGVSGIILTNGCVDVYNPKVVRSTMGSILRVPIAFERDINNTLNKLKERNIKIVSTALDAEYYSYDFDFTKDFVLVVGNEASGVSKDIQNQSDFNVKIPMIGETESLNVAVATSILMYEATSQRKNLQINR comes from the coding sequence ATGGAACAACTAATTACTAGTAAATCCAATCAGATAGTTAAACATGTTAAGTCACTGCATAAGAAGAAAAAAAGATGGAATTCTAAAAATTATTTCATAGAAGGTATAAGAGGAGTAAAGGAAAGTATTATCTCAAAGGGTCAAATAGAATACATATTATATAGTGACTCATTATTTAATGTAAAAGGTGGAAAAGATTTATTTAATTTAATAATAAATAATGGATATAAAGTTTTTCATATTTCTGAAGAAATTTTAAAATATATTTCAGATACACAAAATTCACAAGGAATTATTGCAGCGTTAAAATTTGATATAAAATCATTAGAAAATATTTTAATAGATAGAGGAAACTTCTTAATTTTATTAGATAGAGTCCAAGACCCAGGTAATATTGGAACAATTATAAGAACAGCAGATGCTTTTGGTGTTAGTGGAATTATATTAACAAACGGATGTGTTGATGTCTATAATCCCAAAGTAGTTAGGTCAACTATGGGTTCTATATTAAGGGTACCTATTGCTTTTGAAAGGGATATAAACAATACTTTAAATAAGTTAAAGGAAAGGAATATAAAGATTGTTTCAACTGCTTTAGATGCAGAATATTATTCCTATGATTTCGATTTTACAAAAGATTTTGTACTAGTGGTAGGCAATGAAGCTTCAGGCGTATCTAAAGATATACAAAATCAATCGGATTTTAATGTTAAGATACCTATGATAGGAGAAACAGAGTCATTAAATGTAGCAGTGGCAACCAGTATTTTAATGTATGAAGCAACAAGTCAAAGGAAAAATTTACAAATAAATAGATAA
- a CDS encoding YqzL family protein translates to MIDANLFWKLFELTGSITAYLMYKSLVTK, encoded by the coding sequence ATGATAGATGCTAATTTGTTTTGGAAATTATTTGAGCTAACTGGTTCTATAACTGCATACTTGATGTATAAAAGTTTAGTTACAAAATAG
- the pheS gene encoding phenylalanine--tRNA ligase subunit alpha, with protein sequence MKEKLLQIKENALKELSASSSLDEIEQIRIKYLGKKGELTQVLRSMGKLSKEERPIVGKMANEVRGVIQKELEEVKERIKTDIKKSKLKEERIDITMPARERKLGHRHPLHKVMEELEDIFMSMGFSVIQGPEIETVYNNFDALNSPENHPSRDLSDTFYITENILLRTHTSPVQIRAMKQMEPPLRIVSAGRTFRFDDVDDTHSPMFHQLEGLVVDKNVTMANLKHTIDMFVKQLFGEEMKTRFRPHYFPFTEPSAEVDVSCFKCKGEGCEVCNGTGWSMEILGCGMVHPKVLKNCGIDPDEYSGFAFGLGVDRIAMVKYGINDIRLLFENDMRFLEQF encoded by the coding sequence TTGAAGGAGAAATTATTACAGATAAAAGAAAATGCTTTAAAAGAGCTTTCAGCAAGCTCAAGTTTAGATGAAATTGAACAGATAAGAATCAAATATTTAGGAAAAAAAGGTGAGTTAACCCAGGTGTTAAGGTCAATGGGTAAGTTATCAAAAGAAGAAAGACCTATAGTTGGTAAGATGGCTAATGAAGTAAGAGGTGTAATACAAAAAGAATTAGAAGAAGTTAAAGAAAGAATAAAAACTGATATTAAAAAATCAAAATTAAAAGAAGAGAGAATAGATATTACTATGCCAGCCAGAGAAAGAAAGCTAGGGCATAGACATCCTTTACATAAGGTTATGGAAGAATTAGAAGACATATTCATGAGTATGGGCTTTAGTGTTATACAAGGACCTGAAATAGAAACTGTATATAATAACTTTGATGCTTTAAATTCCCCAGAAAACCATCCGTCTAGAGATTTATCGGATACATTTTATATTACAGAAAATATACTTTTAAGAACCCATACATCTCCAGTACAAATAAGGGCAATGAAACAAATGGAACCGCCTTTAAGAATAGTATCTGCAGGTAGAACTTTTAGATTTGATGATGTAGATGACACTCATTCTCCTATGTTCCATCAATTAGAAGGATTAGTAGTAGATAAAAATGTTACAATGGCTAACTTGAAACACACAATCGACATGTTTGTTAAACAGTTATTTGGAGAGGAAATGAAAACTCGATTTAGACCACATTATTTTCCATTTACAGAACCAAGTGCAGAAGTTGATGTATCTTGTTTTAAATGTAAAGGAGAAGGTTGTGAGGTATGTAACGGTACTGGTTGGAGTATGGAGATACTTGGATGTGGAATGGTACATCCAAAAGTGCTTAAAAACTGTGGAATAGACCCAGATGAGTATAGTGGATTTGCATTTGGATTGGGTGTAGATAGAATAGCTATGGTAAAATACGGTATAAACGATATAAGATTATTATTTGAAAATGATATGAGATTTTTAGAACAATTTTAA